The following coding sequences are from one uncultured Desulfobacter sp. window:
- a CDS encoding TusE/DsrC/DsvC family sulfur relay protein: MATLEFNGKTFEIDEDGFLLDYNMYNEEWVEYVKGQEGIEEMTDEHWQLVKVLQDYYEKNGIAPMVRVLSKLTKFKLKHIYELFPSGPGKGACKMAGLPKPTGCV; this comes from the coding sequence ATGGCAACACTTGAGTTTAACGGGAAAACATTCGAAATAGATGAAGACGGATTTCTTCTTGATTACAATATGTACAATGAAGAATGGGTAGAGTACGTAAAAGGCCAGGAAGGCATCGAAGAGATGACCGACGAACACTGGCAGCTCGTTAAAGTTCTCCAGGACTACTATGAGAAAAACGGCATTGCTCCCATGGTTCGTGTTCTTTCCAAACTCACCAAGTTTAAACTGAAACACATCTATGAACTGTTCCCCTCCGGACCGGGTAAAGGCGCCTGCAAAATGGCCGGCCTTCCGAAACCGACCGGTTGTGTATAG
- a CDS encoding Lrp/AsnC family transcriptional regulator: MIKDQTRKTILNRIQADFPIHPRPYEILAEELGLDEDQLIDEIEQMKQEMIIRRIGGNFSPDRLGFYSTLCAARVAPDKIDMFTATVNGFSGVTHNYQRDHQYNIWFTFIAPSVQKIKESLETISKTTGVTEILNLPATHVFKIAANFKV; the protein is encoded by the coding sequence ATGATAAAAGACCAGACAAGAAAAACCATACTGAACCGGATCCAGGCCGATTTTCCCATCCACCCAAGGCCCTACGAAATCCTGGCCGAAGAACTGGGGTTGGATGAAGACCAGCTCATAGATGAAATTGAACAAATGAAACAAGAGATGATTATCCGCAGAATCGGCGGAAATTTCAGTCCCGACCGACTTGGGTTTTATTCCACCCTGTGCGCGGCCCGGGTGGCGCCCGACAAAATTGATATGTTCACTGCGACGGTGAATGGTTTCAGCGGTGTTACCCATAATTACCAAAGGGACCATCAGTACAATATCTGGTTCACCTTTATTGCGCCTTCAGTTCAAAAAATTAAAGAGAGCCTGGAAACCATTTCAAAAACAACCGGCGTGACCGAGATCCTCAATCTTCCGGCCACCCATGTATTTAAAATAGCAGCTAATTTTAAAGTCTGA
- a CDS encoding nitrilase-related carbon-nitrogen hydrolase, with the protein MQNIRVTLVIQNCPVNRFEDNLARTVGHVRSAAQQNCDFVAFPEMNLTGYAPADLSNAVALDGIWMDELNQLSQHHNIAILTGLVEKDASGKIYATHLVFCPDQPVTRYRKVHLSPFEAPYFSCGNDAAVFKFKGIHFGIQLCYDAHFPELSTAMALKKADIIFFPHASPRGTPGEKSASWKRHLTARAFDNAVFVAAVNQVGENDAGLNFPGISMMIGPDGYLSGENIAYENKMDTYVLNMSLLEHIRTHKMRYFLPNRRAHLIDD; encoded by the coding sequence ATGCAAAACATTCGTGTGACCCTGGTCATCCAGAACTGTCCTGTTAACCGGTTTGAAGACAATCTTGCCCGGACGGTGGGACACGTCCGCTCAGCTGCACAGCAAAACTGTGATTTTGTAGCGTTCCCTGAAATGAACTTGACGGGGTATGCCCCGGCGGATTTGAGCAACGCTGTTGCACTTGACGGCATATGGATGGATGAATTAAACCAGCTTTCGCAACACCACAACATCGCCATACTCACAGGACTTGTTGAAAAGGATGCCTCCGGGAAAATCTATGCCACACATCTGGTATTTTGTCCGGATCAGCCCGTGACACGCTACAGAAAAGTCCATCTATCTCCATTTGAAGCACCCTACTTCAGTTGCGGCAACGATGCCGCAGTATTTAAATTCAAAGGGATACATTTCGGCATTCAGCTTTGTTACGATGCACATTTCCCGGAGCTGTCCACAGCCATGGCATTAAAAAAGGCGGATATTATTTTTTTCCCCCACGCATCCCCCCGGGGTACCCCTGGTGAAAAAAGCGCATCCTGGAAGCGCCATTTAACGGCCCGGGCATTTGACAATGCCGTTTTTGTGGCAGCCGTTAATCAAGTCGGCGAAAACGACGCCGGCCTAAATTTCCCCGGAATCTCCATGATGATCGGCCCTGACGGATATTTGTCAGGTGAAAACATTGCATACGAAAACAAGATGGATACTTATGTACTGAACATGTCCTTGCTTGAACATATCCGCACCCATAAGATGAGATATTTCCTGCCCAACCGACGTGCCCATCTCATTGACGACTGA
- a CDS encoding VacJ family lipoprotein, whose translation MKFNIFLIVVMALAVIPGAAVAGNTAEESGHMTSSSGSDLSPDSVDGVSGVTESDEDDEFDADIFQADQGQNDRITVSDPFEGLNRAVFYFNDKLYIYGLRPISKGYVKVVPTVARKGIKNFFTNLFFPIRFVNALLQGKGEAAGREFSAFFINTTLGFGGLNNFAQKHVGIRLEDEDFGQTLGAYGIGSGVYLVLPVLGPSSFRDAVGRAGDWLVNPINYAQPWELSWGAWGLEKVSWTSFYIGEYDAFKEASIDPYAAMRNAYLQNRNALVNDVAGAQKLKNSKP comes from the coding sequence ATGAAGTTTAATATATTCCTTATTGTTGTTATGGCCCTGGCTGTGATCCCGGGGGCGGCCGTTGCAGGTAATACAGCCGAGGAATCCGGCCACATGACATCTTCTTCGGGCTCTGATTTATCCCCTGACTCGGTGGACGGTGTCAGTGGTGTGACTGAATCGGATGAGGATGATGAATTCGATGCCGATATTTTTCAGGCCGACCAAGGTCAAAACGACCGGATCACTGTCTCAGATCCTTTTGAAGGACTTAACCGTGCTGTGTTTTACTTTAATGATAAGCTGTATATATATGGATTGAGACCGATATCAAAGGGGTATGTCAAGGTGGTTCCCACCGTTGCCCGCAAAGGGATTAAAAACTTTTTTACCAACCTGTTTTTTCCCATCCGTTTTGTAAATGCCTTGCTCCAGGGCAAGGGTGAAGCCGCAGGCAGGGAGTTTTCGGCTTTTTTCATCAATACAACCCTGGGGTTTGGGGGCTTAAATAATTTTGCCCAGAAACATGTGGGTATCCGGCTTGAGGATGAAGATTTCGGGCAGACCCTGGGAGCATACGGTATAGGCAGCGGGGTTTACCTGGTGCTGCCCGTTCTCGGGCCCAGTTCATTCAGAGATGCCGTGGGCAGGGCTGGGGACTGGTTGGTTAATCCCATCAATTATGCACAGCCCTGGGAGTTGTCCTGGGGGGCTTGGGGGCTTGAAAAGGTCAGTTGGACATCATTTTACATCGGAGAGTACGATGCGTTTAAAGAGGCCTCCATAGACCCATATGCCGCCATGCGAAACGCATATCTCCAGAATCGGAACGCCCTTGTTAACGACGTGGCCGGCGCGCAAAAATTAAAAAACAGTAAACCATAA
- the mlaD gene encoding outer membrane lipid asymmetry maintenance protein MlaD: MKSSFNKELYVGIFVIIGLACAGYLTIVLGGLPMFSPKGYTLYAYFTSVSGLKSGAGIEMAGVEIGNVSEIILDTERLEAKLALRINPEIELSEDSIASIKTAGIIGEKYVSISPGGSDIMLEDAETLNNTESALDIESLVRKFIFKDDN, translated from the coding sequence ATGAAATCATCATTCAATAAAGAATTATATGTCGGCATATTTGTAATTATCGGTCTTGCGTGCGCGGGTTACCTAACGATTGTTCTGGGCGGACTTCCGATGTTCAGCCCAAAGGGGTATACATTGTATGCATATTTTACCTCTGTCAGTGGTTTGAAAAGTGGTGCCGGTATTGAAATGGCCGGCGTTGAAATCGGCAATGTCTCTGAGATCATTCTGGACACCGAGCGTCTGGAGGCAAAGCTTGCCCTCAGGATAAATCCGGAAATAGAACTCAGCGAAGACAGCATTGCCTCCATAAAAACCGCAGGCATCATCGGCGAAAAATATGTCTCCATTTCTCCGGGGGGATCTGATATTATGCTTGAAGATGCAGAGACCCTCAACAATACCGAGTCTGCTCTGGACATTGAATCGCTGGTAAGAAAATTTATCTTCAAAGACGATAATTAA
- a CDS encoding ATP-binding cassette domain-containing protein: MDQPFIELIDIHKNFSGNKVLDGVNLSIKKGQVTCVIGKSGTGKSVLLKHIIGLMQPDSGQVCVNGLPTDQMDRRQKHRFHRQISYMFQDNALFDFLTVWENIALPLTEKKKTPMGQIKERVEQKMDALEISNHKNKYPAQLSGGIRKRVALARALVTEPVAVLFDEPTSGLDPVRRNNVNGMISTYQKEFGFTAVIVSHDIPEVFTISQQVAMLDRGKIIYFGDSDEIFQVDNDIVKAFISGKEP, translated from the coding sequence ATGGATCAGCCTTTCATTGAACTGATAGATATTCATAAAAATTTTTCCGGCAATAAAGTGCTTGACGGGGTCAATCTTTCCATAAAAAAAGGGCAGGTGACTTGTGTCATCGGCAAAAGCGGCACCGGCAAATCCGTTTTACTCAAGCATATTATCGGCCTGATGCAGCCGGATTCAGGCCAGGTCTGTGTGAATGGTCTGCCCACAGATCAGATGGATCGAAGGCAAAAACATCGGTTTCACAGGCAGATATCCTATATGTTCCAGGATAATGCACTGTTTGATTTCTTAACGGTGTGGGAAAATATTGCTCTGCCGTTAACAGAGAAAAAAAAGACCCCCATGGGTCAGATCAAGGAGCGGGTAGAGCAAAAAATGGATGCATTAGAGATTAGCAACCACAAAAATAAATATCCGGCCCAGTTGTCCGGCGGGATAAGAAAACGTGTGGCCCTTGCCAGGGCACTGGTTACCGAGCCTGTTGCCGTACTTTTTGACGAACCCACATCAGGGCTTGATCCCGTGAGGCGAAACAATGTGAATGGCATGATCTCCACATACCAGAAAGAATTCGGGTTTACCGCTGTCATTGTCAGCCATGACATCCCGGAGGTTTTTACCATATCACAGCAGGTGGCCATGCTTGACCGGGGTAAGATTATCTATTTTGGAGACAGCGACGAGATTTTCCAGGTCGATAATGACATCGTAAAGGCTTTTATTTCAGGAAAAGAGCCCTGA
- a CDS encoding ABC transporter permease, whose protein sequence is MLKLRIEKLGSACIDDTRSIGRISIFFIQGLLRNFVPFVQVAKIMEQVWFIGYKSVFVIVLTAMFTGMVLGLQGYYTLVDFGSEATLGSAVAITLIRELGPVLSAIMIAARAGSAMAAEIGVMRISEQIDALETMDIHPVRFTFSPRLSAAIISFPLLTALFDVTGIFGGFLSGVVILDVNQYLYMDKVIRSIELADVTGGFVKALVFGIIVSTMCCYKGFFAHISGADAGQGAKSVSLATTNAVVNSCILILVSDYIITSFLV, encoded by the coding sequence ATGCTCAAATTGCGTATTGAAAAATTAGGTTCGGCCTGTATTGACGACACCCGATCCATTGGACGGATATCGATTTTTTTTATCCAGGGACTCTTGCGGAATTTTGTGCCTTTTGTCCAGGTTGCCAAGATTATGGAGCAGGTGTGGTTCATCGGCTATAAATCCGTGTTTGTCATTGTTTTGACCGCCATGTTCACCGGCATGGTACTCGGACTTCAAGGGTATTACACCCTGGTGGATTTCGGGTCCGAAGCAACCCTTGGGTCTGCCGTAGCCATCACCCTTATCCGGGAACTTGGGCCTGTTCTGTCCGCCATCATGATCGCAGCCCGGGCCGGGTCTGCCATGGCAGCGGAAATCGGTGTCATGCGGATTTCCGAACAGATAGACGCCCTTGAAACCATGGATATCCATCCGGTGCGCTTCACCTTTTCCCCCCGGCTTTCAGCAGCCATTATCAGTTTTCCCCTTTTAACCGCTCTTTTTGATGTGACAGGTATCTTTGGCGGATTTCTATCCGGTGTTGTGATCCTGGATGTCAATCAATATCTGTATATGGATAAAGTGATTCGAAGTATTGAGTTAGCGGATGTCACCGGGGGATTCGTTAAGGCTCTGGTATTTGGCATCATCGTCTCAACCATGTGCTGCTACAAAGGTTTTTTTGCCCATATTTCGGGGGCGGACGCAGGGCAGGGTGCCAAAAGCGTATCCTTGGCCACTACCAATGCGGTGGTAAATTCCTGCATCCTTATTCTGGTGTCCGATTACATCATCACCTCTTTTTTGGTTTAA
- a CDS encoding acyl-CoA dehydratase activase, with amino-acid sequence MEKSPTILGIDAGSVSVHLAVVDMDGNLLHNASEYHHGDVRVCLTKMLVHEAVSAVTHVAKTASTPADVNATLNVDEQVAVIRSARHLHNDFSAILHVGGEKFFLSLFDSHGNYRGQRQNSGCAAGTGAFLDQQAGRIDLLGSEKISSMALENNGQRPDIATRCAVFAKTDLIHAQQQGYDLKQICDGLCYGLARNISNTLFKQDIPEKEIIFCGGVAKNDAVKQHLESIIGKPLVKSEHVLVYGAMGAALCLVDEIKKSQEPAQVFHKVSTFFLEKTKTDAGLNPALDLTLSDYPDFASATTLDFESVEIEMFKSIEKGTTIKGFLGLDVGSTSTKSIIIDPDGEPVAGFYTRTASRPVEAVQRIFKACDHLMTEKKIRFHIQGCGTTGSGRRIAGKIIGADLEPDEITAHATAAVNLHPDVDTIIEIGGQDAKFTLVKNGQVTASVMNAVCAAGTGSFIEEQAMRLNCPLSEYAQRAQGIAAPVSSDRCTVFMERDINYFFAEGYGKNEILASVLHSVRDNYLTKVANIAQIGDRVVFQGATARNRALVAAFEQKLNTPIHVSRYCHLTGALGIALMAGQMKKQGGLAESGFRGFSIWKEQIPVRQEVCRLCTNHCKITIAEVKGQTLAYGFLCGRDYQTKKRVKSPDRYDLLGIRKEVRQSIFQGVSLAKDNAKQITIGLPNALHMVQDIDFWQFFFKNLGLQVVTSRQCTDPVKQGKQVAGAEFCAPMLALHGHVQFLEDKCDYIFLPFYFEDKTNEKGVRRHHCYYTQFAPSILNHLTKPEKILTPLVKYLYTNFYTKKQLYDTFEKIGANLSFFDISSAWDRALAVQKNKESALAGLWTTQGSADKANVLLLGRPYTVLSSSMNNNIPGIFANLGIKTFFNDMIDLEGVDYSSIEPMLKQIHWKQAAQNLKAAFVAAATPNLYPVYVSSFRCAPDAFAVDYFKEIMASANKPYLVLELDEHDSSVGYETRIEAAVRAFDNHRSQDQPPRPPDISLFTPKFDKSIEQKTVIFPNWDAISGHIIVNIFKNEGHNALLMEEDQDTLKKALLTNTGQCLPLNAVASGFIHTVEKYGLAPENTVLWLNESDIACNIKMYPYHIQKILTRHGKGFENARVYLGELSLFDLGIKASTNTYFAYMFGGLFRSIGCKIRPYEINKGQTDQALHTAASIMGTAFLTGGSKEKALKEIMSIFEQIPVKKEKRPKVGIFGDLYVRDNRIMNQNLIQFIEDNGGEVVTTPYYQYVQIIANAYFKKWFKEGKYLSLISNKALLAAVKTMERKYYPFFAPFFNEAELKVNASYEHILETYGMLPEHTGESMDNLLKIHYIVNEHPDLALLVAVNPAFCCPGLVTEAMASQIERKVGVPVINITYDLSGGNKNKAVVPFLKYLRTPPYSQSRKASV; translated from the coding sequence ATGGAAAAATCCCCCACGATACTCGGCATTGATGCCGGATCCGTATCCGTTCACCTTGCCGTTGTTGATATGGACGGTAATCTTTTGCATAACGCATCTGAATACCACCATGGCGATGTCAGGGTGTGTCTGACAAAAATGCTCGTCCACGAGGCCGTTTCCGCCGTGACCCATGTGGCCAAAACGGCGTCCACACCGGCCGATGTCAATGCAACACTCAATGTTGACGAACAGGTAGCAGTTATTCGCAGTGCCCGTCACCTTCACAACGATTTCAGTGCAATTTTGCATGTGGGCGGAGAAAAATTTTTCCTGAGTCTGTTTGACAGCCATGGCAACTACAGAGGCCAGCGGCAAAATTCCGGATGTGCGGCAGGCACCGGTGCATTCCTGGACCAGCAGGCCGGACGGATTGACCTGCTGGGCTCTGAAAAAATTTCATCCATGGCCCTTGAAAACAATGGTCAACGACCGGATATCGCCACCCGGTGTGCGGTGTTTGCAAAGACAGATCTGATCCATGCCCAGCAACAGGGTTATGATCTCAAACAGATCTGTGACGGGCTTTGCTACGGGCTTGCCCGAAACATTTCCAATACCTTGTTTAAGCAGGATATTCCGGAAAAAGAGATCATCTTCTGCGGTGGCGTTGCCAAAAATGATGCCGTTAAACAACACCTTGAATCCATAATCGGCAAACCCCTTGTTAAAAGCGAACACGTTCTGGTCTACGGGGCCATGGGTGCAGCACTGTGTCTTGTAGATGAAATAAAAAAATCCCAAGAACCTGCTCAGGTCTTTCATAAGGTCAGTACCTTTTTCCTGGAAAAAACCAAAACCGATGCGGGACTCAATCCGGCCCTCGACTTGACTCTGTCTGATTATCCCGACTTTGCATCTGCTACAACCCTTGATTTTGAATCCGTTGAAATTGAAATGTTCAAGTCCATTGAAAAGGGAACCACGATCAAAGGATTTTTAGGGCTTGATGTGGGCTCCACCAGCACCAAAAGTATTATTATTGACCCGGATGGCGAACCGGTTGCCGGATTTTACACCCGGACCGCATCACGGCCTGTGGAAGCAGTTCAGCGCATATTTAAAGCCTGTGATCATCTCATGACCGAGAAAAAGATAAGGTTCCATATCCAGGGGTGCGGCACCACAGGGTCAGGCCGACGCATTGCCGGTAAAATCATTGGTGCCGACCTGGAGCCCGATGAGATAACAGCCCATGCCACCGCAGCGGTAAATCTGCATCCTGATGTGGATACCATCATTGAAATCGGCGGCCAGGACGCCAAATTTACCCTGGTAAAAAACGGCCAGGTGACCGCATCGGTCATGAATGCGGTATGTGCCGCAGGAACCGGCAGCTTTATTGAAGAACAGGCCATGCGCCTTAACTGCCCGTTATCCGAGTACGCCCAAAGGGCACAAGGCATTGCGGCGCCGGTATCCAGTGACCGATGCACCGTGTTCATGGAAAGGGATATCAATTATTTCTTTGCTGAAGGGTATGGGAAAAATGAAATACTGGCCTCTGTACTTCATTCGGTACGCGACAATTATCTGACCAAGGTCGCAAATATTGCCCAGATCGGAGACCGGGTGGTATTCCAGGGCGCCACGGCACGGAACAGGGCCCTCGTAGCCGCCTTTGAGCAGAAGCTGAACACACCCATCCATGTATCCAGATATTGCCATCTTACCGGTGCACTTGGCATTGCCTTGATGGCCGGACAGATGAAAAAACAAGGTGGACTGGCTGAATCGGGCTTCAGGGGGTTTAGCATCTGGAAAGAACAGATTCCAGTGCGGCAGGAAGTGTGCCGACTGTGCACCAACCATTGCAAGATCACCATTGCCGAAGTAAAAGGGCAGACCCTGGCCTATGGATTTTTGTGCGGCAGGGATTACCAGACCAAAAAACGGGTGAAGTCTCCGGATCGTTACGACCTTTTAGGAATTAGAAAAGAGGTTCGGCAAAGCATCTTCCAAGGGGTATCCCTTGCTAAGGACAATGCTAAACAGATCACCATCGGCCTGCCCAACGCCCTTCACATGGTACAGGACATTGATTTCTGGCAGTTTTTTTTCAAGAACCTTGGCTTGCAGGTGGTAACCAGCCGCCAATGCACCGATCCGGTCAAACAGGGCAAACAGGTTGCCGGGGCGGAATTCTGTGCGCCGATGCTTGCCTTGCATGGCCATGTGCAATTCCTTGAGGATAAATGCGATTATATTTTTCTACCCTTTTATTTTGAAGACAAAACCAATGAAAAAGGCGTCCGGCGTCACCACTGTTACTATACTCAGTTTGCACCATCGATTTTAAACCACCTGACAAAACCGGAAAAAATACTCACCCCCCTGGTCAAATATCTGTACACCAACTTTTATACGAAAAAGCAGCTATATGACACATTCGAAAAAATCGGGGCAAATCTCTCCTTTTTTGACATATCATCAGCCTGGGACCGGGCGCTGGCCGTCCAAAAAAACAAGGAGAGCGCCCTGGCCGGACTGTGGACAACCCAAGGATCTGCAGACAAAGCCAACGTGCTGCTGCTCGGCCGACCGTATACGGTTCTATCTTCTTCCATGAACAATAACATCCCTGGTATTTTTGCCAATCTGGGCATTAAGACATTTTTCAATGATATGATTGACCTGGAAGGTGTGGATTACTCGTCCATTGAACCCATGCTCAAGCAAATTCACTGGAAACAAGCGGCCCAAAATCTAAAAGCCGCCTTTGTTGCCGCTGCAACCCCAAATCTGTACCCGGTTTACGTTTCATCATTCAGATGTGCGCCCGATGCATTTGCCGTGGATTACTTCAAGGAAATCATGGCATCAGCAAACAAGCCTTACCTAGTGTTGGAACTTGATGAACATGACTCCAGTGTGGGTTATGAAACCCGCATTGAAGCCGCTGTCAGGGCATTTGACAATCACAGATCCCAGGATCAGCCCCCACGGCCCCCGGACATATCGTTATTTACCCCCAAATTTGATAAAAGCATTGAGCAAAAAACCGTCATTTTTCCCAACTGGGATGCCATATCAGGGCACATCATTGTCAACATCTTTAAAAATGAAGGGCACAATGCCCTATTAATGGAAGAGGACCAGGATACCCTCAAAAAAGCGCTTTTAACAAACACCGGCCAGTGCCTGCCATTAAATGCCGTGGCATCAGGATTTATCCACACCGTAGAAAAATACGGCCTGGCCCCGGAAAATACGGTGTTATGGCTGAATGAATCCGATATTGCCTGCAACATAAAAATGTACCCCTACCATATCCAGAAAATTTTGACCCGCCATGGAAAAGGATTTGAAAACGCCAGGGTCTATCTGGGGGAACTCTCCCTTTTTGACCTGGGGATCAAGGCGTCCACCAATACCTATTTTGCCTATATGTTCGGCGGACTTTTCAGAAGCATCGGCTGCAAAATAAGACCCTATGAAATAAATAAGGGACAGACCGATCAAGCGTTGCACACCGCAGCCTCGATCATGGGAACGGCGTTTCTCACGGGCGGATCAAAGGAAAAAGCCCTCAAAGAGATCATGTCCATATTTGAACAGATCCCGGTAAAAAAAGAGAAACGGCCCAAGGTGGGAATATTCGGGGACCTGTATGTCCGGGACAACCGAATCATGAATCAGAACCTGATCCAGTTTATTGAAGACAATGGCGGTGAAGTGGTGACCACACCTTATTATCAATATGTCCAGATTATCGCCAATGCCTATTTTAAAAAATGGTTCAAAGAGGGAAAATACTTAAGCCTGATTTCAAACAAGGCCCTGCTTGCAGCCGTTAAAACCATGGAGAGAAAATATTATCCATTTTTTGCACCGTTTTTCAATGAAGCGGAACTCAAAGTCAATGCGTCCTATGAACATATTCTTGAAACCTACGGCATGCTGCCCGAACATACCGGAGAGTCCATGGATAACCTGCTCAAAATCCATTACATTGTCAATGAGCATCCGGATTTAGCCCTTCTGGTTGCCGTCAATCCGGCATTTTGCTGTCCGGGTCTTGTCACCGAGGCCATGGCGTCCCAGATTGAACGAAAGGTTGGCGTACCGGTCATTAACATTACCTATGATCTGTCCGGAGGCAACAAAAATAAGGCGGTGGTGCCGTTCCTGAAATACTTGAGGACGCCCCCCTATTCCCAGAGCCGGAAGGCCTCTGTCTGA